The Capsicum annuum cultivar UCD-10X-F1 unplaced genomic scaffold, UCD10Xv1.1 ctg1000, whole genome shotgun sequence genome has a window encoding:
- the LOC107872036 gene encoding uncharacterized protein LOC107872036, with translation MDKAYRKDDFDFFNQVGKINQRIKSYLENAGFEMWAHVYAPVNRGRTMTSNIAECINGKLKLARELPIIEFLEQARKLFGKWNCKNRERASYTNTSLGSRFEGILQLNTSESSRLKVSDSSTYVYSVYDDGSKYIVCLDRRTCSCGRFQLDEITCEHAIAVLKRKRVVDMKSYCSEFYYPKH, from the exons ATGGACAAGGCATACCGtaaagatgattttgatttttttaatcaagTTGGGAAGATTAATCAGAGGATAAAGTCTTATCTTGAGAATGCAGGATTTGAAATGTGGGCACACGTGTATGCACCTGTTAACAGAGGTAGGACGATGACTTCAAATATAGCAGAGTGTATAAATGGTAAACTGAAGTTAGCACGTGAGTTGCCGATAATCGAATTTCTAGAGCAGGCTAGAAAATTATTTGGAAAGTGGAACTGCAAGAATAGAGAAAGAGCATCTTATACAAACACGTCACTTGGTAGTAGATTCGAAGGAATTCTTCAGCTAAATACTTCAGAATCTTCAAGGCTTAAG GTTAGTGATTCATCAACATATGTGTATTCGGTTTACGATGACGGAAGTAAGTACATTGTATGTCTTGATAGAAGGACTTGCAGTTGTGGGAGATTCCAATTGGACGAGATAACTTGTGAACACGCGATTGCAGTTCTAAAAAGAAAGCGTGTAGTTGATATGAAGTCTTATTGCTCTGAGTTTTACTATCCTAAACATTAA